The following proteins are encoded in a genomic region of Bacillus sp. FJAT-22090:
- a CDS encoding helix-turn-helix transcriptional regulator yields the protein MPKIDNMLAILWMLRSGEKITAKQISEKLEMNIRTVYRYIDTLSTSGVPIISEPGHNGGYTLLNNFIEAPLFFDFEEQTSLYHAAVFAEEAGYYGGEALNRAISKLTKYSNQGQETKIKQHLTSLEVISRLSSLSIEPFLKELEQAVADGYSVKILYHKSGEKQLNYRLVDPYRIIFWNNKWYVIGFCHLRNDIRSFRVDRIESLMLTENKFNRPENFSARDFFIKNLLPTIEDKEGIISLVINGDKSVLADICQHWFLGHYLQERTSNQAVFLLEKDMIHTYVPYLLLPYNKSIKVIEPISLKKRLIEVLSELIKFHQV from the coding sequence ATGCCTAAAATTGACAATATGTTAGCAATTCTATGGATGCTTCGTTCAGGTGAAAAAATTACTGCAAAACAAATTTCAGAAAAGTTAGAGATGAATATAAGGACTGTGTATCGTTATATTGATACACTTTCAACAAGTGGCGTACCTATAATTTCAGAACCAGGACATAACGGTGGATACACTTTATTGAACAATTTTATTGAGGCTCCTCTATTTTTTGATTTTGAAGAGCAAACCTCACTTTATCATGCTGCTGTTTTTGCAGAAGAAGCCGGATATTATGGTGGTGAAGCACTAAATAGGGCTATTTCAAAGCTAACCAAGTATTCAAATCAAGGGCAGGAAACAAAGATAAAACAACATTTAACCAGTCTTGAAGTAATAAGTCGATTAAGTTCACTCTCTATAGAACCTTTTTTGAAGGAGTTGGAGCAGGCCGTAGCTGACGGGTACTCAGTAAAAATTCTTTACCATAAAAGTGGCGAAAAGCAATTAAATTATAGATTGGTCGATCCGTACAGAATTATCTTTTGGAATAATAAGTGGTATGTGATTGGATTTTGTCATCTTAGGAATGATATCCGTAGTTTTAGAGTAGATCGAATTGAAAGTCTAATGCTAACCGAAAATAAGTTTAACCGGCCAGAAAATTTTTCAGCACGTGACTTTTTTATAAAAAATCTTCTTCCAACTATAGAAGATAAGGAAGGGATTATTTCTTTGGTTATTAATGGGGATAAAAGTGTATTGGCTGATATTTGCCAACATTGGTTTTTAGGACATTATTTACAAGAACGGACTTCAAATCAAGCAGTTTTTCTTCTTGAAAAAGATATGATTCATACATATGTACCTTATTTACTTTTACCGTACAATAAATCTATTAAAGTTATTGAGCCAATAAGTCTTAAGAAAAGACTTATTGAAGTTCTGTCGGAATTAATAAAATTTCATCAAGTATGA
- a CDS encoding helix-turn-helix domain-containing protein: MYFPSKIKEERQKHNMSQQQLGEKLNISRQSISKWERGESYPSIELLIKISDIFDISLDELVKDDNSLKEKIIKDSQKLAFPRWKLFFDILLIIGFFIILAKISIVIGNKLFDLNIVFLQDSLLFQIGPFFMSIIGAIGSESLAKKYK; this comes from the coding sequence ATGTATTTTCCTTCAAAAATAAAAGAAGAACGTCAAAAGCATAATATGTCACAACAACAGCTTGGAGAAAAACTTAATATTAGTAGACAATCTATTTCCAAATGGGAACGTGGAGAAAGTTACCCTAGTATTGAATTGCTAATTAAGATAAGTGACATATTTGATATTTCTCTTGACGAATTAGTAAAGGACGATAATTCATTGAAAGAGAAAATCATAAAAGATAGCCAAAAATTAGCCTTTCCAAGATGGAAATTGTTTTTTGATATTCTTCTAATAATTGGATTTTTTATCATACTAGCTAAGATATCCATTGTAATAGGTAATAAGTTATTTGATTTAAATATTGTGTTCTTACAGGATTCTCTGTTATTTCAAATTGGACCATTTTTTATGTCTATCATTGGAGCGATTGGCAGCGAATCTCTAGCCAAAAAATACAAATAA
- a CDS encoding GNAT family N-acetyltransferase produces MDISIRNAEQNDYESLLPLFRQVHEFHVFARPDLYKENSIPVEQEFFESQLIDSKQHIFVATIGNDIVGVIVTKEEETTENSFIKARKVLFINSLCVAETHRKKGIGKKLTTYVFNFGRNLRVDSIELGVSEKNTSTIKFYRSIGMTTKSRRMENKFN; encoded by the coding sequence ATGGATATATCTATTCGAAACGCCGAGCAAAACGATTATGAGTCATTGTTGCCTTTGTTTAGGCAGGTTCATGAATTCCATGTTTTTGCAAGACCAGATTTGTACAAAGAGAATTCAATTCCAGTCGAGCAAGAGTTCTTTGAAAGCCAGTTGATTGATAGCAAACAGCATATTTTTGTGGCTACCATAGGCAACGATATAGTCGGAGTTATAGTGACGAAGGAAGAAGAAACAACTGAAAATTCTTTTATTAAAGCGAGGAAAGTATTATTTATAAACAGTTTATGCGTTGCCGAAACGCATAGAAAGAAGGGTATCGGAAAAAAACTAACTACATACGTTTTTAATTTTGGGAGGAACCTCAGAGTTGATAGTATTGAATTGGGAGTATCCGAGAAAAATACATCTACCATTAAATTTTATAGGTCAATAGGGATGACTACAAAGAGTAGAAGAATGGAGAATAAATTCAACTAA
- a CDS encoding YczI family protein, translating into MTLRVIFAAIAICFAMYALITNKYQVMPYMLFFLGLMGVVIGVSELKVDRRTSAIISFLASAFALFVSFYTFNTFN; encoded by the coding sequence ATGACTCTGAGGGTTATCTTTGCAGCGATTGCTATTTGTTTTGCAATGTACGCATTGATAACTAATAAATACCAGGTAATGCCGTATATGTTGTTTTTCTTAGGTTTAATGGGGGTAGTTATTGGGGTTTCTGAATTAAAGGTAGATCGAAGAACAAGTGCAATAATATCTTTTCTTGCATCTGCGTTTGCTCTTTTTGTTAGCTTCTATACATTTAATACTTTTAACTAA
- a CDS encoding type 1 glutamine amidotransferase family protein: MQTKKVFLYVFNTMSDWEYGYLIAELNSGRYFKKDLAPLKVITVGANKEMITTMGGLSIKPDISLDECTLESKDLLILPGGTTWSEEIHQPILERIGQALKLGTIVAAICGATDGLANMGYLDTRKHTSNNLEYTKMVCPNYKGEKFYELGSAVSDANLVTASGIAPLEFAMEVLKKIDVFTPDALHSWYNLNKTHKPEYYFQLMDSISR; the protein is encoded by the coding sequence ATGCAAACAAAAAAAGTTTTTCTATATGTATTTAATACAATGTCGGACTGGGAATATGGATATTTAATTGCTGAACTAAACTCAGGAAGATATTTCAAAAAAGATTTAGCACCTTTAAAAGTAATTACAGTAGGAGCTAATAAAGAAATGATTACTACTATGGGAGGACTGAGCATAAAACCAGATATTTCCCTTGATGAATGTACTCTTGAGAGTAAAGATCTTTTAATTTTACCAGGAGGGACTACTTGGAGTGAAGAAATTCATCAACCTATCTTGGAAAGAATTGGCCAAGCTTTAAAGCTTGGCACTATTGTTGCTGCAATTTGTGGTGCAACTGATGGCCTCGCGAATATGGGATACTTAGATACTAGAAAGCATACAAGTAATAACTTAGAATATACTAAAATGGTATGTCCTAACTATAAAGGAGAAAAGTTCTATGAGTTGGGATCTGCGGTATCTGATGCGAATTTAGTTACTGCATCAGGAATAGCTCCTCTGGAATTTGCAATGGAGGTACTGAAAAAAATAGATGTATTTACACCAGATGCATTACATTCATGGTATAACCTAAATAAGACTCATAAACCCGAATATTATTTCCAGTTAATGGACTCAATAAGTAGATGA